The nucleotide sequence AGAGGCCGACGTGACGATCAGTGCATCGACGTGATACTCCATCACCAACGAGACGGCTTCCGAAATGCTTTTCTCGGTGTTCACGTTGATCAGCAACGTATGGCAGTTGTGTCGTTGTATGGCCGCCGAAAACTCGCTGAGAATCGCCAGATAGACCGGATTCTCGAAATTCGTCACGAGAATGCCGATCAAGCTGGACTGTGACTTGATGCCTCTCGCCAACCGATTCGGCTTGTATCCCAGGCGCTCTGCTACCGCCAGAATACGACGGCGCATCTCGGGTGAACTGCTCCCTTCCGGATTCATGGCACGCGAGACTGCCGCTATCGAGACATTGGCCTCTCTGGCCACATCCGTGATGGTGACGCGCTTGGTGGCAGGTGCGCTGTCGGTTTTTTTCATGCTCTCTCCCTAACGAGGCTCAATGCCCAATATCTCATCAAGGCATTCCACCCCACATTGGATAATCATTGGCCGACCATATCGCGGATCACGCAAGCATGCAGCAGGCACATGATGAAGGATACAGCCGTATCACGTTGGCTTTGACGTGTGCCACCAGAGAGTCAATATCCTCCTTTCGATAACACGACCCTGGCGACTATCTCTAGCAGCATGAGTGCTCAGGACCACAGTAGAACTGACGCAACAGACGATGCATCGGTTACTGAAGCCTCGTCGTGGTACACCCGGACGATGACCTTGGATACGACTTGGAGGTCGCCGATCACGAAGATATTGCAAAGGGCTTTGGCAGTAGATGTATTGCTATGCCCCTATAGCCCCACTTGGCAATGGGCCAATGAGCACATCAATGGCTTGGCACGGCAGTACTTCTCCAGGGAGCAGTCTCCAAGAATGTCAGTACAGCTGAGCTACGCAAGATGCGTCGAGAAACCGAATGACCATTCCCGACAACGCCTCCGCTGTCGAATAGCCATCCCAGGTATTCTCGAGAAAATATTTTAAAACCCTGCATGCCATGCGTGCTGCTCTTGTTGTTGGAGCTCAGACACAAAAAACCGATGCCTGCAAAATGCAAGCATCGGTAACATAAAATATATATATTAAAAAACTTCACGAATCGGACAGTTTATCCCATTCTTTTTCAGCATCTTCTTTCTTCATGCCATAACGCTCTTGAACTTTCCCGACAAAGTGCTCCTTGCGACCTGCAATTTCGTCGACATCTTCATCAGTAAGCTCTCCCCAACCTTCGCGAACCTTACCTTTGAGTTGCTTCCACTTACCTTCGGCGATATCGCTATTCATGGCAGCCTCCTAAATAAAACAGATAATGCGACAAATAAAAATCAACCAATGACCCGTCACATGCTGTGATTGAGCCTCATGGCAGGCCACGAATATAAGCTAGCACAGATATTAGTGCTCAACAACAGCCCTACCGCTTCAACTCATTGATGGCGCTGCCATTGACTTGAAATGAAATGTAGCGCGAGCCAGCAAATCCGATACAACATCATCGGCAAAAAGTTCCCTAAAACTTTCCGAGACATAACGCTATTCTCTAGCCTTCAAAAACCAACATAAAACCACTATTAAATATATAGGGGAAAATGTTCAACATAATTCATCGACAACTCCCTGTAGGTGCCGGATGATCTATTTTTGCAACGAATCTATCCTTTATTAGCCTCTCGTAAACGCATCAAGTAATTCATACAGAAAAGGCTTCATGGTTATCAAGCTGTATAAGCAAGGGACAACGACACCGAAAATTCATGCCGACTCCTTGGGCAGCTCCTTCCAGCATTACGGAGAAAAGATCTCGCTGGTCAGCTTGGGGATCAGCGTCTCAACCATACAGCGATGGCGTTACAAAAAACCCGCGGCTAACCGCGGGCAAGATCGAAACACTGGCAGGCGATGACTGGCTTGGCATCCTGTTCCTAGAACCATACCTCGCTCTGGACGCCGAAGGCCCATTCACCTCCCGTGAAACCTGCACTCCCGAGCGCATCTTCATCCGAGAAGTCATTGAGCTCCTCATCCCAGTCACTCCAGGACGCGAACAGGCGGATTTCCGGACGTTTCCAGAAGCCACCGACTTCAGGCTTGAAGGTCGGCGCGATGGTGAATTTTCGATAGCTCCCTTCCACGGCAGTGCCTGAGGCACCGGGATCCAGGTCCATCCATTGATAGCTGAGTTCGTATTGCATCTCGAAATTCGCCGTCAGCTCATTGGCCAGACGCGCATTGAACGTCGCCCAGGAGTATTCGTCGCCTTCGGCATAACGGTCTTCACTGACTTCCGCCAGCACGGCCGGTGCCAGACGCCACTTGGGCGCGAGATAGGTCGTGCCATACAGACCGAGTCGAGTCGAGGTCGCATCATCTGTCAGATTCCCGTCACCCCCGATGACCTTCGTCTCCGCGCCAAGCCCTCGGCCATGCAGCACGGCGGCCTTGAAGCTGCCGTCGGCGAGACCAAAGAAGCTGTCGCCATGATAGGCCAGCATGGTATGGAACCCGGAATCCGCGGCTGTGGCGCCCGTGTCCATGGCGCGCTCTTCGTTGTCTGCGGCAGACAATGCACTGACCATCCACTGCCAGTTGCCGACGTAGTTGTTCATCGTGAAGGTCAGGTTGTCGGTATCGCCGCCAGTGTCGGAATCCTCGGTCGGATATTCACTGTAACTGCGTCCGTAGACCGAGAAGTTGGCTTTCCAATCATCGGTGAGCTGGACGTCGTAGATACCCGCGCCGGTGCCGGCAAGGAAGATGAAGTCACTGTCGAGCCAGTGGATGTCGAAGTTGTCCCGATCGAAGCGCTTGCCGGCCCAGATGGCGGAATTCTCGAAGGCGCCAGTGAAGCTCGGCAGATCGCTCAATTCCACGTAGACCTGTCGTACGTTCAGGCTGGACTCGTCCGAGGTCCAGTCGTTGCTGGTCTCCACCCCGTCGGCAATCATGGTGCGGTAGTGCGCCTTTGCCCCGTTGTCGTAGCGCGTCTTGTAGTTGAGCACC is from Cobetia marina and encodes:
- a CDS encoding CsbD family protein, whose amino-acid sequence is MNSDIAEGKWKQLKGKVREGWGELTDEDVDEIAGRKEHFVGKVQERYGMKKEDAEKEWDKLSDS
- a CDS encoding carbohydrate porin, which codes for MTTSPQRPLKAPLAMAVAIAIMSTSGLAIADSTGDIEARLAELEQRINDAEQRARAAERRAAEAEQAMAVQRRTNETDQPARVTAQTEDLEERLAAVERQASGEEGFSFNAYARSGLLIGEGGKSIDGGPYLTPAGSVGGAVGRLGNEPDTYVETVLNYKTRYDNGAKAHYRTMIADGVETSNDWTSDESSLNVRQVYVELSDLPSFTGAFENSAIWAGKRFDRDNFDIHWLDSDFIFLAGTGAGIYDVQLTDDWKANFSVYGRSYSEYPTEDSDTGGDTDNLTFTMNNYVGNWQWMVSALSAADNEERAMDTGATAADSGFHTMLAYHGDSFFGLADGSFKAAVLHGRGLGAETKVIGGDGNLTDDATSTRLGLYGTTYLAPKWRLAPAVLAEVSEDRYAEGDEYSWATFNARLANELTANFEMQYELSYQWMDLDPGASGTAVEGSYRKFTIAPTFKPEVGGFWKRPEIRLFASWSDWDEELNDFSDEDALGSAGFTGGEWAFGVQSEVWF